One stretch of bacterium BMS3Abin08 DNA includes these proteins:
- the zapA gene encoding cell division protein ZapA, translated as MGNVEVTILGQQYKIKGDAPDEYIQELARYVDGKIREILEKSPSSAPLKASILAALNIADELHQYRKEEEGLRRDIEQKADQLVKLFE; from the coding sequence GTAGAAGTCACTATCCTGGGGCAGCAGTATAAGATAAAGGGTGATGCGCCTGATGAATACATACAGGAACTGGCCCGGTATGTAGACGGAAAGATCAGGGAGATCCTGGAGAAGAGTCCAAGCAGTGCGCCCCTTAAGGCCTCGATTCTTGCCGCATTGAATATAGCCGACGAACTCCATCAGTACAGGAAGGAAGAGGAGGGCCTGAGAAGGGACATAGAGCAGAAGGCCGACCAGCTCGTAAAACTTTTTGAATAA